The following is a genomic window from Peromyscus maniculatus bairdii isolate BWxNUB_F1_BW_parent chromosome 22, HU_Pman_BW_mat_3.1, whole genome shotgun sequence.
GGAACATGTGTACAGAAAAGTGGATAGTGTTAAAGTGCTAGGATGACCtggtattagattcaggttcttcaggataggGCACCTTTTGAAATGATCTCTGTAATGTGCCATCTAcccatgctccagacttctctggatgttagtatgtgtcttttgtttgatattgttcatgTTGTTTGttgttccatcttatctaggtcattatcccttattcgtcctgaacaatatttgataatcattcctattatatatagtcttgtattaggtttgaactttcttatttagacaaaaggaatAGATGTAataggtagctgttccagctttgacctggaaatactacccccattgaggcttccagtaactgtcatgcctacaaggcagggctgagacaggagcccttaagacccgagatccagatgggccagctctcttggttcctgggccCTGGACACTGGACGTAGACCgaacagagttttccagagaacatcgctggactgcactacacgtttcccggaccctgtaacctatcccttcacttgtaagtcaccccacaaaataaacctcccttttaactacatggagttgccttaatacttccaccaatacaaGCCTCCAGTGAGCACACCTGGGTGATGCCCAAAGCCGCCTTCCTTTCCCACGTGCATGTAGCCTGGATTCTATCGGTTAATTGGGTCTactcccccaaacaaacaaacaaaaaaaactgaccCCACTGAGATTTTAATTTTCCCCCCAGAAAGCATTTCTCCTTTGTCCTGAATGGATATGACCTTTTtacaagaactttttttttttttttcaaacatgcaTCTGGAAAACAGGTGAATATTCCTTAAGACCAACTCACAGCCATCTCTTTTGGGTTGCTAAACGGATGTTCCCAGCCAAAGTATCAGTGACATAGAGTGCCATTTTGtctttcctgtttattttctccttttcataacAACCGGGGCGGTTGTCTGGAAGAAATAAGGGCCCCTGACATTGCACGGCCCCACCGCCTGTGTGTGCAGAACAGTGAGGCTCTGGCTATGCGTCCCGTGACACCATGCAACTTACCAAATACATACAGGTCTGCAGAAGAGTATTTCCACATAATGCACTGCAGAATTTTCTCATCCATTCTATTTTACCGGACGTCAGCTACGCTTCCTAATAAAGAGGCACAAATCTTCAAAATGAATGGATGGCATGCTCAAAGAAACGGTCAGCATGCTGCCAAGGGGGACAGATGTATCCTGCATTTTTCAGATGAAGCAGAAATATTAGGTCAACATGTTAAGGCCTCAATCCAGTCTTTCAAAATTACGAGTTTGCTCTTATTTTTCTTGGCTGATCACCAGTAAAATTTAATCTTGTGTTGGTTTTTATAAATTCAGTAATATAAAGACCAAGGATTTGCTCGAGAAAACTGGATGCTAAAAAAgtactgaataaaaaaataaattgggaaaaaaaataagagcaaaCAGGCTAAGGTATGGAATGATCCAACAAAAtgatgcatatttatttatttttacgttAGGGAGTAATGGACTGATGTGTAACAAAGTTGAGGGcaggcacacagcacacagtgggTATGTGAAGGCAGAATTAGTACACATAGGAGCTGTAAGGACCACACGCTTCAGTGTGTCAATGCCAGAGCGCATAATAATAGTAGAAATATATGACCCATGAGACTTTGCTATAACATAAAAAGAAACTTCATAGAATTATGAAAGTGAATTTTATTGTCTAGGTAATGGTGTTTTGTAATAGATAATGACcgataaaagttttttaaaaaatttttagtaCATCAAAAGGTAAAGGCTACACATTAGTTAATGCTGTGTGCATAGAATCTGTCTTGGTTATGACTGTGCACTGTATCAGCTATATACACACTAAGAACATACATGATAAAGCACAAAAACACAAGAAGAGGCTAAATAGGAAGTTATCCATGGGTTATAGTCACCAGGTAACATGTACTCTTTATCATACAATCGTGTCACAGCTAAAAATATACTAATTAACATACATGGTGATGTATCTACTTGATCTAATACAGCCCTGGTGTGAAAACATTAAGAGTGTGGTAATATTTCACAGGTAAAGGCTAAGTTCTGGGGCATGAACTCTTTTGATTAATCCACAAAACATACCcgagacatctttttttttgttttgaaaaaaaaaaaaaaaaaaaaaaaggatgttctGACACAATCCAAGCATTAATACCCAAATGAGGCATTTAGTAAGAAAGCACTTTTGCTGCGCTGAGCTGAACATTCTGCCTTATGTGGTGATGAGCAAATGAAGTCCTTCTGTGGGAGAAATAACATCAGGCTTTCTGATTAAGTCAGTAAATCCATCACGATAGCCTCCAGATCCGGTAATTATTGCTCATTCCTGGTTTACAGCCTCCTTCCTTTCACTGGTTTCTAAATACATTAAAGAACGCAccccctgcttcttcctctgccaCTGAAAGCCTCTGGTGAAAACGGTGCCCACATTCACAAAACGCACATCTGGGGCTGGTTAACTTAATGAGGGGCCCAGATTGGTACATGACGACTTTCACTATGACGGATTTCTCAGAGAAAGAGGCCACAGGAGCGCATGTCTCTGTCCCAGTCCTACTGAGGCGCATGCTTTTaagaagacttaaaaaaaaaaaaaaaaaaaaaaaaaaaaaaaaaaaaaacgaaaaaactTCAAAAACTTTGGACAGAGTTCATTTCTGTAGTTGAAATTAAGGCCTTTAAAATACTGATACAACCCGTGTTTCACATTCAAGGGGTTCTGTTGtgaaaatctttaaataaagatTAAATTTTTATAACTCAGTCTCCAACGACAAAATAGATGTAGAGGGGAGAGGTCGAGGAAGGTTCGGGCGATTCTTAAGACACCCTTAAAATTTAAGGGCTGTCACTCCAAACATCTTTTTCTCCCCAGAAATGTTCATGTTTCAAATTTTATAGTTCAATAAATTAATTTGGAGTGAATGGGAACCATTTAAACATCTTTCTTCATACTCATTCTTTGCGTCTTGCAGCTTCTGGCTGCCTCCACACAAAAGGCATCACACACTCCATCCTTTGTAATTCTGATATGAAAATTCCACAAAgcccagagaaacagagcaaaacaGTAAGCTCTCTGAGCGCGGTGGGCTTCTTTTGTTCCGTCTAATGGCAAGGAAAACAGAAACGGGAACCCCCCACCAGGCCTGCTCCTACTTCCAGCCCTTCTCCAAGTGTTTTCAGCTTGTTTACATAGTCCAAATgcatctatttcctctttcccGGCTACCAAAAGGTGACTGCTCATAGTGTGCCATCCTAAATAAGAGAGCTGATTTTAGCTTCCCCCACCGTCTCACTAAACAACCTcccaaaacaattaaaaaaaaaaaacaacccacagaccttaatactcaacttcaaaaacagtaacaacaacaataataatggtTAAAAAGAAATTGCCCAGTTGTAATGAGTTTCCTATCATATGTCCTAATACAAAGAATATCCAGAAAATCCATGGCCTTTTTTTCAGTATTTGTCCTCAGACAAAGGTTAGGTGTCTCCCCTTTGAAGGGATGGTGATGCTATTTCCTCTAGCTTCAACTGAAACAAAATAATCAAGAtggattttaaattaatttaaaatcgAAGCACGCCAAGAGTTTGGAACCTTAACATGTTAATGCGGTCAATTCCAAAAGGAGCATCTTTATCATAACAACTACCAGATAAGAACATATTTTGCTGGTTTAGTTTTGAGATTTGTTCCTTGCCTGAACCTtgaatgggaaaaaaacaaatctttgttACATGGTTCCCTGATGTCAAAACAGATCCATTTAGTCTAGCTCATTGCATGGATCTGGGCAAACTTCAAATGATTATATATACTGTTTGGTTTACTATATGACATAAGAAATATATCATTCAGAGTTTTGCTGATCAAATAATTAATATTCATATGATGTTTATGTATAATTATGTAACAAATTTACATGCGTTGAATACTATTTGGTGACATGAGgttttgatttttagtttgtgAGACTTATTACTGATACCAGTTTATTACAATCCCATATCTGAAAGCTTAAGTTGGACTAGCAAATATTTTTCTCCTCATAACTGGAATAGTTCATGTTAACAGCCAAATGACACACAACTTTAACTTGCAGAAAAAAATTTTGCTGTCTAAACAATTTACCTTTAAATTGATTGATCGCTGAAATCTACTGCAGTTATTAAGTTAcctattcatttctttttgagcAACTGACTTTAGGGTCCATCCTAAAGTGGGAGGCACATCTGCAGGCAGAACGAAAACCTTACCCAGGGCTACCTCAAAGGAGTTAGATTACTTTCCTAAGTAGGTTGTTTCTAGGTGGAGAATTTCTGGTCTTTACAATTTTACACTGAAATTACTTGTCTTCAAATCTTGAGTATATCCTAAACCTTTGCTTAGTGTGGTTTCTGAAGGGGTAAATTTCTGCACATAGAAGTTCCATCTCAAATCGACCTGCAAAGGCAGAATTACTGAAATACTTTGTTGGGTAGTTGTGCACATCTAttgatatgtgtgcatatgtttaatTGGGGCGGGGGGAGTTCCCTTAGGAAGTTTTTGCTGACAGGATCCAAATTCCTTGGGCCCTTTTACTCTGATTCAAAAATACATCCAGTAACGATGGCATGGGCCCTGGAGGAGCCATGGTAAACATGCTTCACCTTCAGACCACTTGGTTTCTGCTCACTTCAGAGAGATGATGGCCAAAGTGgaactggaaaaaacaaacaaacaaaaaaaaaccctgtgttTTCCTCCCCAGTTAATGAGGCGGGTGTTGTAACATTTCGGCTACCTCTGGCTTCTCACTGACCAGCCTCCTCAGTTTGCAGCTTTTGAACAGCACTATCAAGGAGCTCCATGGACTCTCTGAGAGACACGTGGATTTTAAACGACTTGGGCTTAATGGTCAGGCCGTAACTGAAACTCATGTTTGAGGGCTCGTTTGGATTAGCCTTGAAATCGCACTGATGAGCGAGGAtggagataaaaagaaacaggagcATCTTAGAGAGCTCTTCCCCGATGCACCGCCGTTTGCCCACGGAAAAAATCATCACACTGCTGGCTAGCTCCTTATTGATGAAGCCATCCTTGTCCAGGAATCGGGCTGGCTCAAAGTCCTCTGGGTTAAGCCACTTGGCTGGGTCGTGGTTCACAGACCATTGGTTGACAAAAACCACCGTGTTCTTGGGGATGTAGTAGCCTAGGACCACGGCGTTGGCCGTGGTGGCGTGAGGAATGGTAACAGGCAGAAAGCTGGAAAATCGCATCGATTCATAAAGGAAAGCCATGACGTATGGCAGGTTGGGCTGGTCATCCATGCAGGGCAGACGGTCCCTCCCCACAACCTGGTCCAACTCAGCCTGCACCCGAGCCTGTACATCAGGGTATCTATTTGGATTTCAGCAAGAAAGGGGAAGATTgagagagagggcagaggaaggaagagggagagggagagagagagaaaaaacaaaattagttcACCCTCCACCTCACAGCACACAGCAATTCTACTTTAATTCCACAAACTATCTAGGTCTGTGACTGAATTacaatttctgaaagaaaaaaaaaaaacaggttaccAATTTCTCTCACTCAATATTACAAGTtagacaattttatttttctgtaataagCCTCTTATAGCCTAGGATTAATTTCCCAttgtgagaaaataaaactctTAAGTTTTTAATAGTCTAAAAATGCACATTAGTGGCCAAACCTACTTATGTACCGGGCACAGTGCCTAGGCCCACAAGACATTTTAGACACCCAGGAAAATATTTGTCTATCCTGTAAAGCCTTCAGACCTAAACAAATGGACTTCTAAGTAGAAGTTCTCATAACACGtttttaatattgattttatACCAGTGTGGTCATAAAATATACTTTCAATGTGTTCATAAAGCAGTCTACAACGGCCCAAGGACCCCAGGCCCACAAAAGCTCAAACACTGCCCTGAACATGgattattttcctttcctcatATCATTAGACAATTcactgttattattttataaagtattaCTGGTCTCCTGATAGATAAAGCTACGCATTTCCTAAATTTAAAAGGCAGAGTCCCAGTTTGTCAGATGGGGGTACAAATTTTACTTCTGCGCTCTTGCTGATAGAAACTGGGATAAttcttttggaagaaaaaaatcttagtgCACAGCAAACTTTACAAAGGCAATCATTCCTCAGTCCTTCATTTCTTaaacttaaattatttatctCTAAAAGCCTATTTTCAGAAAATAGCTTAACAGGTATAATGATACACAATTAGAATAATACTTAAAACTTATGATGCAGTTAAAAACCAACAATTACTGTTAAAGCTGAAAActgattttatatgtgtataatattaGGACAAGATATTATGTAGCCATCAAAATTACTAAAAATACAGgtttaatacagaaaaataaaattgtctaACTTGTAATATTGAGTGAGAGAGATTGGTAACCTCTGTGGTTAAGGGCatcagctgctcttgcagagcgcCTGGGAACAATTTCCAGCGCCCATAAGGCAGCTGAGTGgagtttgtaactccagtcccaagggatccacccccttctgacctctgcaggcactaggtgtgcacctggtacacagacatccaCTCAGGCAAAACTGCCAtatactcaaaaataaatgaacaaaaaaaatacttttcaaaagagaaaaagcatgCTAACATCAATGTTAAACGTTGAGGAAGTTTAAATAGAAGGCTCAaaaagggtggagggtggaggagaaTAATTACAGCCTTGAAAATAAGCTAAGCCTTTAAATGGTGAAATCCCGGCTGCTGTTAAAATCACTTAACAGAACTTCCAACGTTTTCCACGAAGGGCCAAATAGCAAGCATTTCTGACCTCCCTGCAACAGTTACTAGTTCGCCCTATGAAGACACTATGTAGCAGTGGACCGACCAGGTGTGCCCCTAAAATTTATGCTCTAAACAGGCATCATAATTTACCCACTCTGACTATACTGTCtctttgtgaaaaagaaaaaatgtcatcTTTGTTTAATTGATAATGACCccgaaattattttatttctttggaacACATGGAAAGCCGCTTACACagctcaataattttttttattccaaaggGTACAAGCTCATCTTCGTATGTGAAAGACCTGGTGATCCCACTCCAAGGCGGCCTTTTTCCTAACCTTGAGTTGAATTCCCTTTATTCTCTGCCTCCGCTGCCCCCCCACCCAATAGTCCCAATATGTTTCCACGCTTTGACTTTAATattgaagttattttaaatagactttaaaaatgtgaaagtaGTTGTGCAAGAAATATGAATTGTGTGAATCCAAATAGAAATCGATTCTGCATGCCAAATTCAAAGGGGGAGCACATATTCAGTATCCCTTACGTGCTAAGAAACGGCATAGGGTTTCCAGATAAAATACAAGCTAAATCTGAATTTCAGGTAAACATTAGGTGACCGTCAAATTCTCATAAAGGATTCATTTGCTTAGACCACCTGACAGCGGGGTGTGGGGGGGATGCTGCTTAATCCTTGCACGCAGCCTTGAAGTTCTGTAGAGGTCTGTGCCCTGGCCTACAGATTAGGATGGCCCTGGCACCTCCTTGATAACTTAGATTCCTCTCTAGATCCTGATCACAGCCACAGAAGTGGCTTTCTTTGCTCCTACTTTCTTTGCCTCGGGGTGAATCTTAttctcaggttgtcctctggggACCTGCCTCCTCAGGCTTCCTTTGCCTGGTAACAAAGCCCTGCCCTGCAGCTGGATGTTAAGACCCGGGCTGGACAGCCTCCGAGGTGCCAGCTGCGCGCGCCCTGTTTAGTTAACATTCTACTGCACCACCTTGAACCTTGGAGCTGGTCCAATTCTGCTTCTTTTGAGCCACGGAAGGATCAAGGATGATCTCGCATGGCAAAAAATCTTGTTTTTGCGGGGGAGGGCTATTCCCAAATTTGTTCCCAGCCACGAGAGGAGTAGGGAGGGGCAGAGACAACTTCAGAGATGCTGGCAACCGTAGGGGGTGGGGAGCGCGTCTAGGCCTGTCCTAGTGGTCCCAGGGTTATCCTCCCTGAGATCTCAGTTTTAAGGAAAGGAGGTGGGGCCGGGCGAAACCTCAAACCCTGAGCCTAGCTAGTGACCTTTTAGCCACACGCCCTTTttcaaaggaggaaagaaaggatcgACCCATCCCTCCTGGAGACTTTACCTGGTAAAGAGGATGAGCAGCCACAGCAGCGCGGTGGAAAGGGTGTCCTGGCTGGCTCCGAAGATGTCCGTAATAGTGCCGGGGACGTTCTCCAAATCCAGCCCGAAGGGACCATCGCGAGAGCCACCGGCCGCCTTCTTTTCGGCGGAGAGGATGAAGGCGTCCATCATGTCTCGGGGAGCAGCCCCGGGCACCAGGCTTTCGCGGTGCTTGAAAAACTTGTCCAGGACGAAGTTGGTGAAGCTGCGGTTGACCTGCTCGAACTCGCGGAAGGCGGTGCGCACCGGGTTAGGGAAGAGCTGCAGCCAGGGCAGCACGTCCACCAGGCTGCCTGCGCCCACCGTGCGCCCGAACTCTTCGTTGTGGCTGAGCAGCTCTAGGAACTCGGCATCGTCGTGGTTGTACCGGCAGCCGAAGCACACGGCGCTCATGACATTGGCCACGGCCACGATGATCGGCTGCGTCGGATCCAGGACGGCGCCGCCCGAGCAGCGTCGCACCAGGACCGCCACCAACTCTCGGGCCTCGCACAGCGCGTGGCCCTCCAGGAGGCGGCGGCTGCGCGGGTGGCGCGTGGAGAAGGCGCGCATCGTGCCATAGGCCGCGCGTCGCTGCGCCTTCCAGCGCTCCGAGTAGTGGCCAAACGCCACGCTGCGGCCACCAGACACCACGCGGAAAGAGGGAAAGGGCGGCCGGTCCGCGAACACGCTGCCCTGTTGCACCAGGGCTTGGTGGATGGCACTCTCGCCGTTCAGCACCACGACGGGACAGCTGCCCAGGCGGATCTGGAAAACGTCCCCATAGCGCCTCGCAAGGCGAGCAAAGTACAGGTGTGACGCTCGGCCCACAGACGCCGCATTTCCGATCAGTGGCCAAGGGAAAGGACCCGGGGGCGAGGACCACGGTTTCCGCCGCCACTGTCGCAGCAGCCACTGTCCCAAGTGCACGGCGGCCAGGACGGAGAGGAGTAGCAGAAGTGTGGTCTGCTGAGTAGACAGCGGGCTCAGCGGCTGCGGGCTGTCTGCGCTAAGGCTGGTGGCCATGCTGGGGATACAAAAGCAAAATGTGACACACTCAGGTgcgcaaataaaaaaaaagagtgagtccCCCGCGTCCCAGCCCCAGCATGGGACCACAGAGCCTTGTTGAATAGAGAGGAGGCGGTGCCTAGCTCAGGTCAGGGGTGGCTTTCTGCACAAGGTGCTTAAGACGACCCTTCCACACCCAACCCAGCCTCCAGCAGAGACAACCCGCTTCAGAATCCCCAGGGGCTTAACGGTTCCCGGAATTCCGACATAATGCCGGTGGCAGACACAAAGGCAGGTTTCTTTTAAAGTAGCTACCACCCCACCACTGAATTGCAAGAACCGGTCTGAAGAGGCCACGGGGAAGGTGGCTCCGCGGACAGACTGACCTGCGACGAAGCGTGGTTTTTCCAGCGGTGCAGAGCCACCGGCTCTGGGAAAACGCCCCGGAGCCTCTGCCCAGAGCAAGACTTCAACCTGAGAGTCCCCCGAGACCTGGAGGCCCGCCCTAGACACCTGATGCCCACTGCTTTAGCACCCACTCTTGGCTCAGTCAGAACCTAAACTTGGATTgggctggaggagagggaggggggaaaaagTGTCTCAAGTTTGCTCAGCTCCACTGCACCTGGGGCTCCGCAAAGTCGGGCCTTTCTCACGGAGTTGTTGGAGTTGCGGGTTGAgatgggtgggggcggggagttgATAAAGTGGAATCAAATCCCAGGCCGTGGACGGCTTTCAAGCTGGCGTCGCAGAGGTGTCTGCGACGCACCCCAGAGGCGACACGCGCCATCCCTCTACCCGGGGGGTTTTAAGGACTGGGTAGAGGCTGGAGGGAACGGGACCTCGAGGGGGTGGGGCGTGAGGGGCGGGGCTCGAAAGTCTGGGGCTCGCGTCCGTCCGCGCTCACGGTGACCCAGGGTGGTCCAATGGGAAGTCCGCGCCGCGCGCTCGGACGGTCCTGGAACAGCAGCTGGCCGTTTTGTCGGGAGCCGCCTCGTAAAGCTTTCCTTTGGCGATAACGGCTTCTTATCATCAGCCATCCCCGAGTCAAGACCCCACGCTTTCCCCAGAACCGAGTTTGGGACGGAATTTCCCACGCCTCTGCGCGCTGGAGCAGAGAGCACCCAAGAGCTCGCCCCCCCCTCCTCCAGGTGACTCGAGCTTGGTGCTTAGCTCGTGATCCTTAGGCACCCAGCCAGAAAAGGAAACTTGTCATTTTAGGAACAGGGGTAGCTTGGGTTGCTTACGGTTTTGTCTTGCCTTGATTTTTATCTTAAGGTTTTGCAAACCCTTTGGCCCTACAGCGTGGCTCTTTGTGTGCACAGGTCCTCTTTCCACCTCTGCTGGCGAGATCAGGAACCCCTGAAAGCTGCTGCCCTACCGCCCCAGGCGTGGACCATCCTTCGGCACACAAAGCTCAGCAGGCCTGGAGACTTCCCAGGTTGGAAAGATAGGGGACGCGCCACCTGCTGGACACGCGAGACAGCTCTGATCGCACCCAGGCTGTAATGCAAGTTTGGGCGCCGCCGGGGGCAGTCCTGGAGCGCGAGACCTAAGAGGGGGCGGtggtgagtgggaggaggaggcagctctGCATGCCTGGAACGATCGGGTTGAAAAGTTTCTGCTGTCGCCTCCCCCTTGCGTGCGGAGCTGTGCCTTGCGTGCGCGACTTCTGGGAAGTCGGCTCCAGTCATCTCCCTGGGCGCTGCTCTCGGCCGCCCCTCCCGCGCTTCTCACGGCACCTGACACGCCGAGGCGGCGGCCAAGGGCGGGGTGCCTGCCGCCACCACCCTCGGCGACGCACGCACAGCTGCGCCCCCAGGGCCTGCCCCGGGGATGCTGGATCGCAGCCGGCTTCTCGACCTTCGCTCGCGCAGCCTGGTTCCCAAACGAGGGCTGCTGGCCATGGGGGACGCTTCCTCCTAAAGGAAAGCCTCGGGTGTCTCACGGCCCTGAAAGCAGCTGCTCCTGTTCCTACCAGTTAATGCATAGACGCGTACTTTCAAAACACCTGTGAGAATAAGGTTTGAGCCAGGCGAGCCGAGGAAGAAGTAGAATGCTTCTCTTTAATCAAGTAGGAACTGTAGCTCCGGGCCATTGGTGTGGCCTCCAGACAACCCACTCCCAACGTTGTGTTATTGTCTCATTTACAAAAAAACAGATTCAGGGAGATTACGGACTTAAACAAGTCACACAGTTCtttagaggtggagacaggatttgaactcacaaagtCCCACTCCAAATCCCTCATACAGGTTTATACCGAGTAAAAGCATACttaatatgtgtatacatatatacatatatatatatatatatatattccgaTAAAAGCAAGCCAGAGGGTGGTGCCTGGCACCCACAAGGtgcaaagagagaaccaatttaCACAAGTAATCCTCCAACCTCCCACTTGTTCCAGAGCAcacaaacatttacatttatttacataataaatgtAAAAGCTTTTAATCAGCTGGAAAGATTTGACGCTTTTTGTCCATGATGGAGTGTTTATAAAACTCACAAAGAAACACTATATTCACCATGTTTAAATTGGCCACGTATGAGGGGGGGCGGTAGAAGGTGCGTCACAGCTGATATTGGAATAACTGATTGCATTATAAAGAACCTTAATGAAGGGGTCTGAAATGAAAGTGTCTAACATCTTTCAATAAAATGCCTGGCCCGCTAAGAAAAAACGCCTTTTTATAAGTGTTTTCAGTAACTTTTGCTATGCTTTCTGAATGAGATTTTATATACACCATGGTCGAGTACTCAGAGCAGAGATGAAGTTGGCCCTgggccaggggtgggggagggggtggggggggtgggggagaccacATTAGTTTAATAATAAGCATTGATTTCTCAGAGCTGTACTAGTCCaacatgtctgtctttctcataTAACAAAATGCTTGAGACGGGCCCATTTTAAAGGAAAGCGGGTTTATTTGGGATCACAGTTCAAGAGGCAGGAAAGCCCTCCAAGAGCCGTATGCCAGCTCccgggaagagggagaagggaggggcagcCATGGCCACAGTCCCTTAGAGCAGAACGGGTCCAGGAGAGGCCCGAATACGCCATGGTCTTTGCTCCCAGTATCTAGAAACTCCCACTAGTCACCACCGCTACACTGAGAACCATGCAAACCATAATAAGCTCTTCCAAAGGAGGTTTGCGGCAACCCTGTAGTATTCAGCTTTAGCGGGCCCCTGGCTAGTGATGGTCTGGGACCAGCCCTAGTCTCCCACCGCACTCATTTAGGAGATGAGAATCAGCAACCGGCTGATGCACAGCCCTAGCCCATCTCGAAGCTTCTCTGCCAGAAATAGAGAAGAAGGTGGAAGCTGCCTCCAGACCAAGCCAGCTTCTGTTTTCAAGTATAGAGCAAGGCTAAGACCTCCTGTTTAACAAATGCCGTGTGGCTTTTAGTTCATCACGGGCATGCCTGCCTACCACAGCAAATGTCATCCTTGGGCTCGGCTCCTCAAAAAGTAGAGGAACCAGTTGGACGGATGCTGTCAGGGAGATAGGCTCTTATCAAAGCAGACAAACCAATGTGGCTGGCCACAGGGCACCCTCTTCAGGGCTCGGGCTCTTCTGAGCTTTTTTAGTACAAATGTCACTGAGGGGGCTGACTTAGTCCTCAATTAAAACTTCAacgtaaatagatagatagatagatagatagatagatagatagatagatagatagatagatagatagatagatgatagatccAAAGCACTGATATGTATCCCTGATCCATCTCAAAATGGGGTTCTGTTCTCTCTTAACTAATCATCATGTTGGGGCTTTGGGATTACCATCAAATTTCTCAACCAAGCTGCAGATCTTGGCCTAGGAATCTCCTCTCAGTCCACAGAGTCGGGGCACAGATTTCAACCTCCAAAATCTCAAacttgactttttctttctctctttcttttttgttcctgCAACTAACTTTCAAAAAGAAAGTTAGTTAAGCTAGAG
Proteins encoded in this region:
- the Cyp1b1 gene encoding cytochrome P450 1B1 yields the protein MATSLSADSPQPLSPLSTQQTTLLLLLSVLAAVHLGQWLLRQWRRKPWSSPPGPFPWPLIGNAASVGRASHLYFARLARRYGDVFQIRLGSCPVVVLNGESAIHQALVQQGSVFADRPPFPSFRVVSGGRSVAFGHYSERWKAQRRAAYGTMRAFSTRHPRSRRLLEGHALCEARELVAVLVRRCSGGAVLDPTQPIIVAVANVMSAVCFGCRYNHDDAEFLELLSHNEEFGRTVGAGSLVDVLPWLQLFPNPVRTAFREFEQVNRSFTNFVLDKFFKHRESLVPGAAPRDMMDAFILSAEKKAAGGSRDGPFGLDLENVPGTITDIFGASQDTLSTALLWLLILFTRYPDVQARVQAELDQVVGRDRLPCMDDQPNLPYVMAFLYESMRFSSFLPVTIPHATTANAVVLGYYIPKNTVVFVNQWSVNHDPAKWLNPEDFEPARFLDKDGFINKELASSVMIFSVGKRRCIGEELSKMLLFLFISILAHQCDFKANPNEPSNMSFSYGLTIKPKSFKIHVSLRESMELLDSAVQKLQTEEAGQ